In a single window of the Luteolibacter yonseiensis genome:
- a CDS encoding glycoside hydrolase family 32 protein: MNKSPIFISLLALPLCLPVCRAEDEPIGKFRKTDYGNWQADGDAFKKGPAPGGLLKKLEIENAGEGPLISSEIEDDGPTGTLTSPDFKITKPYIAFRIGGGDYEMHACVDLVVDGKTVKRATGRNSDRLSPVSWDVKPWLGRQARLVVIDKARGHWGHINLSQPVLTDAPEAMPLEKGRLYQEPLRPQFHFTARQWTMDRLNPGMRQEGWINDLNGMVYYDGEYHLFAQRWHKCWLHAVSKDLIHWEELEPAFSEENLDDGVQSGTCVIDYQNSSGLSPDRKNPPMVAFWTHADNHSHGISYSLDHGRTWKFHDKNPILDFPERDPKVFWYAPGKHWVMMMYGGGKYHIFTSSNLLDWKNENNPINDAFECPDFFELPVAGNPSVRKWALVHADGKYSLGTFDGKKFTEETPRHLSDVGGHNFYATQSFDNTDKADGRRIQLAWMRGSDFKDMPFSQQISFPCELTLHETKDGLRLFRQPVRELDKLRKDGKELTGLAVKAGETTSLATTGELFRIRAEASIPEGAKLHFNLRGFAVTLDSGSLDAGTGRHASFTPVKSIEILIDRASVETFINHGEISCTRYFQPKEEGLSMKAEGGDVTIHSISVEGLKSIWPDAGRE, translated from the coding sequence ATGAACAAATCACCTATCTTCATTTCCTTACTCGCGCTCCCGTTATGCCTGCCCGTGTGTCGCGCGGAGGACGAACCCATCGGTAAATTCCGCAAAACGGATTATGGAAACTGGCAGGCTGATGGAGATGCTTTCAAAAAGGGCCCCGCCCCGGGAGGACTGCTCAAGAAGCTGGAAATCGAAAACGCGGGTGAAGGCCCCCTCATCAGCAGCGAGATCGAGGATGACGGCCCGACGGGCACCCTCACATCGCCGGATTTCAAAATCACCAAGCCCTATATCGCGTTCCGGATCGGCGGCGGAGATTACGAGATGCACGCCTGTGTCGATCTCGTCGTGGATGGGAAAACCGTGAAACGCGCCACCGGCCGGAACAGCGACCGCCTGTCCCCCGTGTCATGGGACGTGAAGCCATGGCTCGGCAGGCAGGCGCGGCTCGTCGTCATCGACAAGGCCAGGGGCCATTGGGGCCACATCAACCTCAGCCAACCGGTCCTGACGGACGCGCCCGAAGCCATGCCCTTGGAAAAAGGCCGCCTCTATCAGGAGCCCCTGCGCCCTCAGTTCCACTTCACGGCACGACAATGGACGATGGATCGCCTCAATCCCGGCATGAGGCAGGAAGGCTGGATCAACGACCTCAACGGCATGGTCTATTACGATGGCGAATACCACCTCTTCGCCCAGCGCTGGCACAAGTGCTGGCTCCATGCCGTCAGCAAGGATCTCATCCACTGGGAGGAGCTGGAACCCGCGTTCTCGGAGGAAAATCTGGATGACGGCGTGCAATCCGGCACCTGTGTCATCGACTACCAGAACAGTTCCGGTCTCTCGCCCGACAGGAAAAACCCGCCGATGGTCGCGTTCTGGACCCATGCGGACAACCACAGCCACGGCATTTCCTACAGCCTCGACCATGGCCGAACATGGAAATTCCATGACAAGAACCCTATACTGGATTTCCCCGAACGGGACCCCAAGGTCTTCTGGTATGCCCCGGGAAAGCACTGGGTCATGATGATGTATGGCGGCGGCAAATACCATATCTTCACCTCCTCCAACCTTCTGGATTGGAAAAACGAAAACAACCCCATCAACGACGCCTTCGAGTGTCCGGACTTCTTCGAGCTGCCCGTGGCCGGGAATCCTTCTGTCAGAAAATGGGCGCTCGTCCACGCGGACGGAAAGTATTCCCTCGGCACCTTCGATGGAAAAAAGTTCACCGAGGAAACCCCGCGCCACCTCAGCGACGTCGGCGGCCATAACTTCTACGCCACCCAATCTTTCGACAACACCGACAAGGCCGACGGCCGCAGGATCCAGCTCGCATGGATGCGTGGCTCCGATTTCAAGGACATGCCGTTTTCCCAGCAGATCTCATTCCCCTGCGAACTGACGCTCCACGAAACCAAAGACGGGCTCCGCCTCTTCCGCCAGCCGGTCCGGGAACTCGACAAGCTCCGGAAGGACGGAAAGGAGCTCACCGGCCTCGCGGTGAAAGCGGGCGAGACAACATCCCTCGCCACCACCGGAGAACTGTTCCGCATCCGGGCGGAAGCCTCCATCCCGGAAGGAGCGAAACTGCACTTCAACCTCAGGGGATTCGCCGTCACGCTGGACTCCGGATCACTCGATGCCGGCACCGGCAGGCATGCAAGCTTCACTCCCGTGAAATCCATCGAGATCCTCATCGACCGGGCCTCCGTGGAAACCTTCATCAACCATGGAGAAATCTCCTGTACCCGCTATTTCCAACCCAAGGAGGAAGGGCTCTCCATGAAAGCCGAAGGAGGGGATGTCACCATCCACTCGATCAGTGTCGAAGGACTCAAATCGATCTGGCCGGACGCCGGACGCGAATGA
- a CDS encoding sugar porter family MFS transporter, with the protein MNVSNPSHIPHASEELPPSRTTGALLGATLVGALGGLLFGFDTAVISGCQDQLRELFRLTPGEQGFMTASALIGAAVGSLAAAKPGDRYGRRDCLKIAAAFYLLCAVGCAAANGLWMMVTARILGGIAVGATSVLCPMYLAEISPAAWRGRLVACFQVNIVLGVLVAYLSNYIIGSMDLGAAEWRWKLGIQTLPALAFFVLLFYIPRSPRWLVMKGRHAEAGEVLTKIGVEDGPAQLASIRASVGRDQSGGSSPLFVRSLSRPIFLAVAVAMFNQLGGINALWYYADTIFAMAGFSKDSSALQSVILGVANLVSTLIGMAIIDKAGRKPLLLWGTVGCGIALALVAWIFSGTAHREWLVWLFGGFVVCHAFGQGAVIWVFISEIFPTASRSKGQTLGSFVHWFMAMLVSWTFPLVAKDVGVSGAGLPFAFFAAMMLLQLFVVGFLFPETKQVPLEDMDKNL; encoded by the coding sequence ATGAATGTCTCAAACCCATCCCACATCCCTCATGCTTCGGAGGAACTTCCTCCGTCGCGCACCACCGGCGCACTTCTTGGTGCGACACTCGTCGGCGCGCTGGGTGGCCTGCTGTTCGGCTTCGACACCGCGGTGATCTCCGGCTGCCAGGATCAACTGAGGGAATTGTTCCGGCTCACCCCGGGCGAACAAGGATTCATGACGGCCTCGGCGCTCATCGGCGCGGCGGTCGGCTCCCTCGCGGCGGCGAAGCCCGGGGACCGATATGGCAGGCGCGACTGCCTGAAAATCGCGGCGGCGTTCTATCTGTTGTGCGCGGTCGGCTGTGCCGCCGCAAACGGACTGTGGATGATGGTGACCGCTCGGATTCTCGGCGGGATCGCGGTGGGCGCGACATCGGTGCTCTGTCCGATGTACTTGGCGGAGATTTCCCCGGCCGCATGGCGCGGCAGACTGGTCGCCTGCTTCCAGGTGAACATCGTTCTCGGCGTGCTGGTGGCCTATTTGTCGAACTACATCATCGGCTCCATGGACTTGGGCGCGGCGGAATGGCGGTGGAAACTCGGCATCCAGACACTCCCGGCCCTGGCGTTTTTCGTGCTGCTCTTTTACATCCCCCGCAGCCCTCGCTGGCTGGTGATGAAAGGCAGGCACGCCGAAGCCGGTGAAGTGCTGACCAAAATAGGAGTGGAGGATGGACCGGCACAACTGGCGTCCATCCGTGCATCCGTGGGTCGGGACCAATCCGGCGGATCGTCCCCCCTCTTTGTCCGATCCCTCTCCCGGCCCATCTTTCTCGCGGTGGCGGTGGCGATGTTCAACCAGTTGGGCGGAATCAACGCGCTGTGGTATTACGCTGACACCATCTTCGCCATGGCGGGATTCAGCAAGGATTCCAGCGCGCTGCAGTCGGTCATCCTCGGAGTGGCCAATCTGGTTTCCACACTCATTGGCATGGCGATCATCGACAAGGCTGGCCGCAAGCCCCTGCTGTTGTGGGGAACGGTCGGCTGCGGCATCGCGCTGGCGCTGGTGGCATGGATTTTCAGCGGCACCGCCCACCGCGAGTGGCTGGTCTGGCTTTTCGGCGGCTTCGTCGTCTGCCACGCGTTCGGCCAAGGCGCGGTGATCTGGGTGTTCATCAGTGAGATCTTCCCCACCGCCAGCCGGAGCAAGGGCCAGACGCTCGGCAGCTTCGTCCATTGGTTCATGGCCATGCTGGTCTCATGGACATTTCCATTGGTCGCGAAGGATGTCGGTGTGTCCGGAGCGGGGCTTCCCTTCGCGTTTTTCGCGGCGATGATGCTGCTCCAGCTTTTCGTCGTCGGCTTCCTGTTCCCGGAGACCAAGCAGGTCCCGTTGGAAGACATGGATAAGAACCTGTGA
- a CDS encoding substrate-binding domain-containing protein: MITRELAAEILAGKYRQTGRLPSEVQLVKRFGVSRPTIGQALRSLQDDGLVERRAGSGTYVRSGKDRSGESRSGSPQLGMIVPNLRQTEIFESICGELASLARVNDYGLWWGAATPPSSEIRMTVEEAEELCSRFIERGVAGVFFVPFEHQPDREAANRRITERLRQAGIPVVLIDRDIGAFPNRSELDLVGVDNFAGGYLLAQHLIKLGMKRLAYVMRPLTASTVDARIAGARIAMLDHGLEAPRKFVHAGDPTDLKFVRSFAQSHQLDAVLCTSDHIAAQLLQSLNRIGVRVPDDLRLVGFDNVRFASLLTIPLTSMEQPCRDIALTAFNALQERIANSSIPPRTLMVTPRLVVRESCGAYSHPI, from the coding sequence ATGATCACGCGCGAACTCGCGGCGGAGATCCTCGCCGGGAAATATCGCCAGACGGGACGCCTTCCCAGCGAGGTACAGTTGGTGAAGCGCTTCGGAGTGTCCCGCCCGACCATCGGCCAGGCCTTGAGAAGCTTGCAGGACGACGGCTTGGTCGAGCGCCGGGCCGGCTCAGGCACTTATGTGAGATCCGGTAAAGACCGGTCTGGCGAAAGCCGGTCAGGAAGTCCGCAGTTGGGAATGATCGTGCCGAACCTGCGGCAGACTGAAATTTTCGAATCCATCTGCGGGGAGCTCGCGAGCCTCGCCCGGGTGAACGACTACGGCCTCTGGTGGGGCGCGGCCACGCCACCGTCCAGCGAGATCAGGATGACGGTGGAGGAGGCCGAGGAACTCTGCTCCCGTTTCATCGAGCGCGGGGTGGCCGGGGTTTTTTTCGTGCCGTTCGAACACCAGCCGGATCGCGAGGCGGCGAACCGCCGGATCACCGAACGCCTGCGCCAGGCCGGGATCCCGGTGGTGCTCATCGACCGTGACATCGGAGCGTTTCCGAACCGCAGCGAACTGGATCTGGTGGGGGTGGACAACTTCGCGGGCGGCTACCTGCTGGCACAGCACCTCATCAAGCTGGGAATGAAACGGTTGGCCTATGTGATGAGGCCGCTCACCGCATCCACCGTGGACGCCCGCATCGCGGGCGCGCGTATCGCGATGCTGGACCATGGGCTGGAAGCTCCCCGCAAATTCGTCCACGCGGGAGATCCCACCGATCTGAAATTCGTCCGATCCTTCGCGCAGTCGCACCAGTTGGACGCCGTCCTGTGCACCAGCGACCACATCGCCGCGCAACTCCTGCAGTCGCTCAACCGGATCGGCGTGAGGGTGCCGGATGACCTGCGGCTGGTGGGATTTGACAACGTGCGGTTCGCCAGCCTGCTGACCATTCCGCTTACCAGCATGGAGCAGCCGTGCAGGGATATCGCATTGACAGCTTTCAACGCTTTGCAGGAGCGTATCGCGAATTCGAGCATTCCTCCGAGAACGTTGATGGTGACACCCCGTTTGGTGGTAAGGGAGAGCTGTGGTGCCTATTCCCACCCGATTTGA
- a CDS encoding immunoglobulin domain-containing protein produces MKLMYPLLSTNHVALLAGLLLIPSGSQAAQMAYEGFDYPTGAGNLTGLSGGTGWNGGWQTVNNGSADVVTASLAAGGSAPTGVDARSTGNSATLPNARRVGRLLDVSLNGPFGVRGYRDANGRIGADGTTLYLSFMQQPNSADIYYEFEFHRDNLGDPGRIGGIGNDSTSPAGNVNLRAGGTNNYSLGAGTTAVNFYVVRIDFKAGNDDVYVYRNPTSATEPGVPTLTKLAVSDMSFNGVSFGAWVGSTTVTHDELRFGQTWADVINPALEAPAFVKQPQSATTAQAGGTVGLTGAANGFPAPTYQWFKGVNPVPGQNTSTLSLSNVQPSDAGTYHLVATNSQGSLSSSDVTITVNPTPAGLLVYEGFGYDANTSLDGKNGGLGWGAPWASVDNGGGNATTGGLTAGTNAPNGYDARSMGNGSHIPNAKRSGRLLDTSPTGRLAAAGYIDGNGNVGANDKTIYISFLQQPDGTTMFYEFEFHRGNLGDPGRIGGIGNDTPDPIVSLRAPNGTKALIGPGNTAVNFYVVRIDFRDGNDDVFVYQNPISSTEPGLPTLSRFSVADMSFNGISLAAFVNGRTVKHDEIRVGQAWEDVVFGTSRRELSWVGGNNSNIWNKTAQNWDNTTDGTGVTAFSDGDPVSFFDSGSVAPPISIPANVATSTVYFNNSEEKNYTLGGAGAINASGSLTKDGEGSVTLNGPANFGAAMIVNGGGLTLNGTTTVGGALDLGYGAGAVKLAGNNSFSGSLNANAGTQVLSGTTSFSGFVSANGATTISGATTITGTGGTTLWVGNLGGANASLTIEPTGSLTMTGVFNDALVFGRDGGSATVVQNGGTVTYNPSNRDSAYIGASERNGATAASYTINGGTLEMGNMRLGLSIGPIVSTLTQTGGTINVKQLDLGSVVTTGTGNYTMTGGTLNVGSAGITSSSNLYAISLAGGTIGAAANWTSALGITLAGPVTFDSGVNKIVLDGAITGPGGLTKTGGGTLVLTGTNDYAGATTVSAGTIAGLGTGGGPLNVASGASVEPGVPGGINIGFFSCDSATLASGSTLKLEIDSTLDGVDQLLVSNALTLTGATLSISEVGSGMLPPSTTFVIAESLSSGITGTFAGLPEGASLTVGGNTLTIHYTASQVTLTTGAGSAYTTWAASQGLDGSPGKEDGFDADPEQDGIANGLEWILGGNPLASGGAPLVSSTGSAATGLTLTFTREESSIGNADLILEWDADLDGAWTEVSITQTGGTYADGVVVTVNEATTPDTVTVLIPASNGPAGKVFARLKARSN; encoded by the coding sequence ATGAAACTGATGTACCCGTTACTCAGTACAAACCACGTCGCCTTGCTGGCGGGTTTGTTACTGATCCCCTCCGGTTCACAGGCCGCCCAGATGGCCTATGAAGGATTCGACTACCCCACAGGAGCGGGAAATCTCACCGGTTTGTCCGGCGGCACCGGCTGGAACGGTGGCTGGCAGACCGTCAACAACGGCAGCGCCGATGTGGTGACGGCCAGCCTTGCCGCAGGTGGTTCCGCTCCCACCGGCGTGGACGCCCGTTCCACCGGCAACAGCGCCACCCTGCCGAACGCGCGCCGGGTGGGACGCCTGCTGGATGTCTCGTTGAACGGTCCCTTCGGCGTCCGCGGCTACCGTGACGCGAACGGACGCATCGGTGCCGACGGCACGACGCTCTACCTCAGTTTCATGCAGCAGCCGAACAGCGCTGACATTTACTATGAGTTCGAATTCCATCGTGACAACCTCGGGGATCCGGGGCGCATCGGTGGCATCGGCAACGATTCCACTTCTCCGGCAGGAAACGTGAACCTCCGTGCGGGCGGAACCAACAACTATTCCCTCGGGGCTGGAACCACGGCGGTGAACTTCTACGTGGTCCGCATCGACTTCAAGGCGGGGAATGACGACGTGTATGTCTATCGGAACCCGACTTCCGCGACAGAGCCGGGTGTGCCGACATTGACCAAGCTGGCGGTCTCGGACATGTCGTTCAACGGGGTGTCATTCGGCGCGTGGGTCGGAAGCACCACGGTGACGCACGACGAGCTCCGGTTCGGCCAGACTTGGGCGGATGTGATCAATCCCGCTCTCGAAGCACCGGCCTTTGTGAAACAGCCGCAGTCCGCCACCACCGCGCAGGCGGGTGGCACGGTGGGGCTTACCGGGGCGGCCAATGGCTTCCCCGCTCCGACCTACCAGTGGTTCAAGGGGGTGAACCCGGTCCCGGGGCAGAACACTTCCACGCTCAGTTTGTCAAACGTGCAGCCTTCTGACGCGGGGACCTACCATCTGGTGGCCACCAATTCCCAAGGCAGCCTTTCTTCGAGCGATGTCACGATCACGGTGAATCCGACTCCTGCCGGGCTCCTGGTCTATGAAGGATTCGGCTATGATGCGAACACCAGCCTGGACGGCAAAAACGGAGGTCTCGGATGGGGCGCCCCTTGGGCCAGTGTCGACAATGGCGGAGGAAATGCCACCACCGGAGGTCTGACCGCCGGGACGAACGCACCGAACGGCTATGACGCCCGGTCCATGGGAAATGGTTCCCACATCCCCAACGCGAAGCGCAGCGGACGCCTGCTGGACACATCGCCGACGGGACGGCTCGCTGCCGCGGGATACATCGATGGGAACGGCAACGTCGGAGCGAACGACAAGACGATCTACATCAGTTTCCTCCAGCAGCCGGATGGGACTACCATGTTTTATGAATTCGAGTTCCACCGCGGCAATCTCGGCGATCCGGGACGTATCGGGGGAATCGGCAACGACACCCCGGACCCGATCGTCAGCCTGCGTGCGCCGAACGGAACCAAGGCCCTGATCGGCCCTGGCAACACGGCGGTGAATTTTTACGTCGTCCGCATCGACTTCAGGGACGGCAATGACGACGTCTTCGTCTATCAGAACCCGATCTCCAGCACCGAGCCGGGACTTCCGACCCTTTCGAGGTTCAGCGTCGCGGACATGTCCTTCAACGGGATCTCGCTGGCGGCGTTTGTGAACGGCCGCACGGTGAAGCACGATGAAATCCGCGTCGGGCAGGCCTGGGAGGATGTCGTTTTCGGCACCAGCCGGCGCGAGCTGAGCTGGGTGGGGGGCAACAACAGCAACATCTGGAACAAGACGGCGCAGAACTGGGACAACACCACCGACGGAACAGGAGTGACGGCGTTCTCCGACGGTGATCCGGTATCGTTCTTCGACAGCGGTTCGGTTGCTCCGCCGATCAGCATTCCCGCGAATGTCGCGACCTCGACGGTATATTTCAACAATTCGGAAGAGAAAAACTACACTCTTGGTGGCGCGGGAGCGATCAACGCATCCGGCAGTCTCACCAAGGATGGCGAGGGTTCCGTCACGTTGAACGGGCCTGCGAATTTCGGCGCGGCGATGATCGTGAACGGAGGGGGCCTCACGTTGAACGGCACCACCACCGTGGGCGGAGCGCTTGATTTGGGATATGGAGCCGGAGCGGTGAAGCTTGCGGGCAACAACTCCTTCTCCGGCAGCCTGAATGCGAACGCAGGAACGCAGGTCTTGAGCGGCACGACCTCCTTCAGCGGATTTGTAAGTGCCAACGGAGCCACCACCATCAGCGGAGCCACCACCATCACCGGCACGGGCGGCACCACCCTCTGGGTGGGTAATCTGGGAGGAGCGAACGCTTCGCTCACCATCGAGCCGACGGGCTCCCTCACCATGACGGGTGTTTTCAACGACGCGCTGGTGTTCGGTCGTGACGGTGGCAGCGCCACTGTTGTCCAGAACGGCGGCACGGTGACCTACAATCCATCGAACCGTGACTCCGCCTACATCGGAGCGAGCGAGCGCAACGGCGCCACGGCCGCTTCCTACACCATCAACGGCGGCACGCTTGAGATGGGCAACATGCGGCTAGGTCTTTCCATCGGCCCCATCGTCTCCACCCTCACCCAGACGGGCGGAACCATCAACGTGAAGCAACTGGATCTTGGATCCGTGGTGACGACCGGCACCGGGAACTACACCATGACGGGCGGCACCTTGAACGTTGGCTCCGCAGGTATCACCAGCTCGAGCAACCTGTATGCGATCAGCCTTGCCGGCGGCACCATCGGAGCCGCGGCCAACTGGACTTCCGCATTGGGAATCACCCTCGCGGGACCGGTGACCTTCGACAGCGGGGTCAACAAGATTGTCTTGGACGGAGCGATCACCGGACCTGGCGGTCTTACAAAAACAGGCGGAGGCACCCTCGTCCTGACCGGGACGAACGACTATGCCGGTGCCACCACGGTCAGCGCGGGAACGATCGCGGGCCTGGGGACCGGCGGCGGTCCGCTCAACGTTGCTTCCGGAGCATCTGTCGAGCCTGGCGTTCCCGGCGGCATCAACATCGGTTTCTTCTCCTGTGATTCCGCCACCCTGGCGAGCGGTTCCACCCTGAAACTGGAAATCGACAGCACGCTCGACGGCGTGGACCAGCTCCTGGTTTCGAACGCTCTCACCCTCACGGGCGCGACTCTGTCGATCAGCGAGGTGGGGAGCGGCATGCTTCCACCCTCGACGACATTTGTGATCGCCGAGTCCCTGTCATCCGGCATCACCGGGACCTTCGCCGGTCTTCCGGAGGGAGCCTCCCTGACTGTCGGCGGGAACACGCTCACCATCCACTACACCGCCTCCCAGGTCACCCTCACCACAGGAGCGGGGAGCGCATACACCACATGGGCCGCCAGCCAGGGTCTGGATGGCAGTCCCGGCAAGGAGGATGGCTTTGATGCGGATCCCGAACAAGATGGGATCGCCAACGGTTTGGAATGGATTCTGGGCGGGAACCCGCTCGCTTCCGGAGGCGCTCCGCTGGTCAGCAGCACCGGCAGCGCCGCCACCGGGTTGACGCTCACCTTCACCCGCGAGGAGTCGTCCATCGGCAATGCGGATCTGATCCTCGAATGGGACGCCGATCTCGATGGTGCGTGGACGGAGGTTTCCATCACCCAGACCGGCGGCACTTATGCCGATGGCGTGGTGGTCACGGTGAATGAAGCGACCACTCCGGATACGGTGACGGTCTTGATCCCCGCGTCCAACGGACCTGCGGGCAAGGTCTTCGCCCGCCTCAAGGCGAGGTCGAACTGA
- the uxuA gene encoding mannonate dehydratase has product MNHFLLEEGFRWFGPSDPVPLSFIRQAGATAVFTSLHQIPYGEAWPREAIRERREMIEAAGLRWAVVESVPVHEDIKTGRGDLAALFENYNTTLRNLALEGIHTVIYNFMPVLDWVRTDMRWKLPDGSESLRYDPVRFAAFEIHALRRAGAEADYTPEQVRSAAVWWEDLDDVSREGFVRSIIDVFPGVKWALTLEDIRAMLGRYEGIGAVELRANLARFLRAVVPTAEECGVRMAIHPDDPPFSVLGLPRIVSTAEDVAGIFLMADSPANGLCYCTGSFSARADNDLAEMVRAFGPRIHATHLRSTQRLADGSFYEAGHLAGSVDMPVVVEYLLEEQDRRRSEGRADWQITLRPDHGHTMMDDLPKPAGITPGYSCIGRMKGLAELRGLMLGLRHKAR; this is encoded by the coding sequence ATGAACCATTTCCTCCTCGAAGAAGGCTTCCGCTGGTTCGGCCCCTCGGACCCGGTGCCACTTTCCTTCATCCGTCAGGCGGGCGCGACAGCCGTTTTCACCTCGCTCCACCAGATCCCCTACGGAGAAGCCTGGCCACGGGAGGCGATCCGGGAGCGGAGGGAAATGATCGAAGCGGCGGGACTGCGCTGGGCGGTGGTGGAATCCGTACCGGTCCACGAGGACATCAAGACCGGGCGCGGTGATCTGGCTGCCTTGTTTGAGAATTACAACACCACCCTGCGGAACCTCGCGCTGGAGGGCATCCATACGGTCATCTACAATTTCATGCCGGTTCTGGACTGGGTCCGCACCGACATGCGTTGGAAACTGCCGGACGGCTCGGAAAGCCTGCGCTATGATCCGGTGCGTTTCGCCGCGTTCGAGATCCATGCGCTGCGGCGCGCGGGAGCGGAGGCGGATTACACGCCGGAGCAGGTGCGAAGCGCCGCCGTCTGGTGGGAAGATCTGGACGATGTCTCGCGCGAAGGATTTGTCAGAAGCATCATCGACGTTTTTCCAGGCGTGAAATGGGCGCTCACCTTGGAAGACATCCGCGCCATGCTGGGCCGCTACGAGGGCATCGGAGCTGTGGAACTGCGGGCGAACCTCGCCCGTTTTCTCCGTGCCGTCGTCCCCACGGCGGAAGAATGCGGCGTGAGGATGGCGATCCATCCGGACGATCCACCCTTTTCCGTGCTCGGTCTGCCACGCATCGTCTCCACCGCGGAAGATGTGGCCGGGATTTTCCTGATGGCGGACAGCCCGGCGAACGGTCTCTGCTACTGCACCGGTTCGTTCAGCGCGCGGGCCGACAACGATCTGGCGGAAATGGTCCGGGCATTCGGGCCACGCATCCATGCCACCCATCTCCGCAGCACCCAGCGGCTCGCGGATGGTTCTTTTTACGAAGCCGGCCACCTCGCCGGATCGGTGGACATGCCGGTGGTGGTGGAATATCTGCTGGAAGAACAGGACCGCCGTCGCAGCGAGGGACGCGCGGATTGGCAAATCACCCTGCGGCCCGACCACGGGCATACCATGATGGACGACCTGCCGAAACCCGCCGGCATCACCCCCGGCTACTCATGCATCGGCCGGATGAAGGGTCTGGCCGAATTGCGGGGACTGATGCTCGGACTCCGTCACAAGGCCAGGTAG
- a CDS encoding SDR family oxidoreductase, protein MNPLFDLTGRVYLITGSTGSLAGSAADYLAAQGARIVYLGRSQEKLDASLARCRSITPAADCLGLVADVLDRPALEQARDTVLEKWGRIDGLLNGAGGNMPGATITPDKSFSDLDFESFQQVVDLNLHGTVLPSLVFSPAMIEGGRGSIINYTSVSAPQALTRVVGYSAAKAGVENFTRWLAVDMARRTGGKVRVNAIMPGFFLGEQNRRMLTNEDGSLTDRGNTIISNTPFGRFGQADELHGALHYLLGDASQFVTGTVLAVDGGFVAFSGV, encoded by the coding sequence ATGAATCCACTCTTCGACCTCACCGGCCGCGTCTATCTCATCACCGGATCCACCGGCTCGCTCGCGGGCTCCGCCGCGGACTACCTCGCCGCCCAGGGAGCACGCATCGTCTACCTGGGACGCAGCCAGGAAAAGCTGGACGCCTCGCTCGCCCGGTGCCGTTCCATCACTCCGGCAGCCGATTGCCTCGGTCTGGTCGCGGACGTGCTGGACCGCCCCGCCCTCGAACAAGCCCGTGACACGGTGCTGGAAAAATGGGGCCGCATCGACGGCTTGCTGAACGGTGCCGGCGGCAACATGCCCGGCGCGACCATCACTCCGGACAAGAGTTTTTCCGATCTGGACTTCGAGTCCTTCCAGCAGGTGGTCGATCTCAATCTCCATGGCACGGTTCTTCCCTCGTTGGTCTTCAGCCCGGCGATGATCGAAGGTGGCCGTGGTTCCATTATCAATTACACCTCCGTTTCCGCTCCGCAGGCGCTGACCCGCGTGGTCGGCTACTCCGCCGCCAAGGCCGGCGTGGAGAACTTCACCCGCTGGCTCGCAGTGGACATGGCACGCCGCACGGGCGGAAAAGTCCGCGTGAACGCCATCATGCCCGGATTTTTCCTCGGAGAACAGAACCGCCGGATGCTCACCAATGAAGATGGATCGCTGACGGATCGTGGAAACACCATCATCAGTAACACACCGTTCGGCCGCTTCGGCCAGGCGGATGAGTTGCACGGCGCGCTTCACTATCTGTTGGGGGACGCCTCGCAGTTCGTCACCGGCACCGTGCTCGCGGTGGACGGCGGATTCGTCGCGTTCTCCGGAGTCTGA